From Dehalococcoidia bacterium, the proteins below share one genomic window:
- a CDS encoding PDZ domain-containing protein, with the protein MKNIFKILAVSTLTALAIVSSSCGLLTASTLTQTSTVTAPAATTTIASSGGSSGFLDFSAVVEKVRPSVVQVETDIAAGSGWVVDASGIIVTNAHVLEDAGGVDQIKVITSDGKSYIATSIKTDVSSDLAIIRINASGLTAASIGSSAALKVGQPVAAIGNALSLGISMTGGWVSRLNATVTDENGVTYVDLIGTDTAINFGNSGGPLVNTSGQVVGITSIKLIEEGVEGVGYAIAIDSAMPIIQQLINSGYVARAFMGVNGLTTVDSIVAAQNNLGTNSGVMIGGVVAGSPADKAGLKAKDVITAVDGTEITTNGQLVRLIQAKAPGTQVKITFYRGTSKSTVTVTLGSTPPPTQ; encoded by the coding sequence ATGAAAAACATCTTTAAGATATTGGCGGTATCGACGCTGACGGCTCTTGCCATCGTCAGCTCCAGTTGCGGCCTGCTGACGGCGTCGACGCTGACGCAGACCAGCACGGTCACAGCTCCAGCGGCCACGACGACGATTGCAAGCAGCGGCGGTTCGAGCGGCTTTCTCGACTTCTCCGCTGTCGTTGAGAAAGTAAGGCCGTCTGTGGTGCAGGTGGAAACCGATATCGCCGCGGGTTCTGGCTGGGTGGTAGATGCCAGCGGCATCATCGTCACCAACGCCCACGTGCTGGAGGACGCCGGAGGGGTGGATCAGATAAAGGTGATCACCTCCGACGGTAAAAGCTACATAGCTACATCAATAAAAACAGATGTTTCCTCCGACCTGGCCATCATCCGGATCAATGCCAGCGGGCTCACCGCCGCCAGCATCGGCAGCTCGGCAGCTCTCAAAGTGGGGCAACCTGTGGCCGCCATCGGCAACGCCTTAAGTCTGGGCATCAGCATGACGGGAGGCTGGGTTAGCCGCTTGAATGCCACTGTCACCGATGAAAACGGGGTGACCTACGTGGACTTAATCGGCACCGATACCGCCATAAACTTTGGCAACAGCGGCGGGCCGCTGGTCAACACCAGCGGCCAGGTGGTGGGCATTACCAGCATCAAGCTCATCGAAGAGGGCGTGGAAGGAGTGGGCTACGCTATCGCTATAGACTCGGCCATGCCTATCATCCAGCAGCTCATCAATAGCGGCTACGTCGCGCGCGCTTTTATGGGGGTGAACGGGCTGACGACGGTGGACAGCATAGTGGCGGCGCAGAATAACCTGGGAACAAACAGCGGCGTGATGATCGGCGGGGTGGTGGCTGGCAGCCCGGCGGACAAGGCGGGGCTCAAAGCCAAGGATGTCATCACCGCCGTGGACGGCACCGAAATCACCACCAACGGCCAACTGGTGCGCCTGATTCAGGCCAAGGCACCCGGGACACAGGTCAAGATAACCTTTTACCGCGGCACGAGCAAGTCCACCGTGACGGTGACGCTGGGTTCGACGCCCCCGCCGACGCAATAA